The genome window TATAGGCTGcatgcgtacaatagacccttgtggacCGGCCCTTCCTCGGactccgcgcatagcgggagcttagtgcaccgggctgcccttttgtCCACCTTTGCATAACAAATTATCAGAATGGTTGTTGGATAGCATATTAATTCTCAAAGTAGTAGATCATACCTTTGTTCGACATTTTGAGAGTTCCTTGAGAAGCTTCTTGGAAGATTACCAACTCTTATGTTGCCACTTATGTGCGACTCAACCAGCCCGTTCTCATTTTCAGACTCAGAAATATCACTTCTCTGAGCCTCCTCGATCATTCCACCGCTGCCTCCATTAGAAAGCAATGTCACTGAAACATCTGACTTGATATGTATTTTAGTTGATAACTGATGCTTAGATTTGATCTTATTCTCGTTTTTACTTTTTCTAATTGCACCTTGTCTTACATTAAGCACTTGCTTAAACTGCTCCTCATCATGTTCTGGAATTTTCCTGTTGTTGATCCTCTGGAGGCTATATAGAACATCAGAGATATTTTCCTGCCTAGATTGCTCTTGTGAACCCTGATATCCTCTCATTTTATCCGAACAGACAATTGCCGGCATGTTGGTAACAGACTTGTTAATTGTGACAGGAACTCTAGCAGGAAACGGCTGTTTCATTACTGGCGGATTTTCAAGTGTTTCAGGCTTTATTCTGTTTCTGACGTGAGCACCTCTATCTGTTGATAATGATCTTCTAACAGGGGGAGATGGTGATCTCCTCTTGGTCGAGGCTACTGATTTTTCCTCTGTGAGCAAGGGCATTTTTGGTACAAAATCCTTGTCCGTGAACTTAGAGGGAAACTGGGACCTCCTTTGTTTACCTGATGAACAGCTTCTTACCTGTTTCGCCTCAACAGAAGCAATGAAAAGTATATCACTTTCTCAAAATGATTTATTGCAAATACCCCCAAAGGAAATAAAGTTGTTAGTTCCTATACTTCAGGAACTTTAAAACTAATCAGAGTATGTACtaaaaataaaaacatatttGTAGTCAAGAGATTTAATTGTGAATGACATTGTCTTTTGAAGCTAAATTTAAGTCAAACCAGCCTATGTAAATATGAAACTTAATTGGATTTCTGATGGAACATAGCCTATGTGAATATGATGTTACTTGGATTTCCAACTCATTTACCTCTCTAGTGTCATCTAGAGGACGCTGAATGGCTTCAGTCTTCAAGCTAGCATTACCATTGTGTCTCATCATGCGAAGAGGTGATGCTTGACCTCGAGCATTTGCACCACTTTTTAGGTGTTCAAGTTCAGCTTCTTTCTTCTCCAGCACTTGCTTAAGGTTTGAGATCTAAATCAACCAGAAAAGCACAAAGACATCAATTACATGTGcaaaaaaaaaattggtattttatCAACCAGTGATTTTAGCAATTAGACCTCTTCTTTCATGTCTCGAATTTCACCAGTTTCTTTGTTAGATCGAGCTGCACCAAGATCTATGGAGCCAACCCTCTCGGCAAATTTCAGGGTGCTAACTGTTTCTCCAAATGCTTCTGCCTCTGGATTTATGTGTACGAACATCAATGTCTTTGCCTGACCACCTGTAAGGGAGTGTGTGAGATAATACCCAATATAAGCCTCGTAGAACATCAGAAACCAAAGATTGCTTTGAGTTACTTTTCAGAACATCCAGGGAGTGATGTTGTAGAATCATGTAACCATTCTAAGGTACTAAGTTTGCGGTCATTTTCAGCAGGATCATGCATGGGTATAACTGACCTAGTTTAAAATAGTAATACTATCCATGGAATGATAATTATCTTAGTTCACTGTATAGTGTAAACTATTGGAGGTAAAAGAAGCTAAGCTGCATTAACGCAGTAAATAAGCAGTTGAGAAATTGAAAATGTTCACTGTCTACCTAATGAATCTTGCAATACTTGGGTGAGCTTGCTATTCCTATAAGGAATATGTGAGCTCTTCTGTGCAAGAGCAGAGATGACGTCTCCTAATGCTGACAAAGATCTGTTTATATGTTGCGCCTCCTTCAGTCTCTCGCCAACAGCTTCAGATTTATCTACTCTCTCACTTCCAGCTAAATCCACAAGGTGAAGGCAGCCCTTTAATGTAGATCCAGATACCACCTCTTTTCCTCGAACATGAACTGTCAGAATACTGCAAAAGTAGGAAGAATTAAAGAAGAATACATTTTATGATCACTGCAATAGTTCAGAACAATCATCTAATCTTATGTAACAAGTACCTGTGAGACCTGCTGCTCCGCTCATTTAAAGCAGTAGCACCGACAGCACGGTTCTTATGCCCAATTCTCATCAAGTCAAGAACATCTTGAGTGCATTTAACTGGAATCAAACTAGCATCAGGTACGTTGAGGCCATTCAGTTGAGAATTATTTCGTATATCCAATGTGTGGAATGTTAAGGTTAGACAACAAAATAAAAGTCACTTTTCCTGAAACTAAATCCAATTTTTTGGTTGTGTAACTGATGCAGTTTAGGTGAGCATGTTACAATATAGTTCATCATATATCAATGTAAAGGATATCGCCTGTTAGCCCCGTCAATGACTAAGAGATCTCTCACTTGTTCATTATATATCTCAATCATTTGGACTCCCACTTCATACTCTATCATGTCCCGTCTTGCCTTTGTAGTGCTGAACAAATCACGCAAAGCACGATAATTTACACCCCATGTCTCCTCTGTTGTCAAGTCTGGCCCACTCTGGAAGCATGAAATATATGCAGTTGTAAGATATCAAATGCAACATACTGTAATTACTCTTCCTTCAGCTTCTGAAAGTGTTCTATATGCAAATCTGATAGACACCAGAGTGTTTAGAGGTATATCATAGAGAAAGGAGAAGACATAGCATAGGAATGGCAAGTGAACAAGATTTCAATCAAGCAAAGATAATTACATTGAGACTTAACTATCATTAACTGTAACGTCTCATCATGCTCGGACAATATTTAGTAAAACAAAACTAACTAATAGTATAACACCATCTCTATCTCATAAAGAGAATCATAGCACTTAAATCACTTTAAAAATTACCATGGTGTACGTCTTTCCTGAGCCAGTCTGTCCGTAGGCGAATATACAAACATTAAAACCATCAAGAACAGATCTAACCAATGGCTGAGTGTCCACGTATATTTGTTCTGCAAATATAAAAAGATAGATATTGATTGATAGTACATTTCACAAACACATAATTTATGATAAGAGAAAAGCAGGCAGCTTCAACTCATTTTTCAAGCAAATCAAGTAACGGATAGATATTCTAGATATACACAAGTAGTCAtagtaaagagaaaaataaaagggaAATGTGCTACttataattaaaaaaagaaagggAGCACGTGCTATAATAGAAAGACGTTTTCTGCCTTTTCTTGATTATTTGTTGAGATTTTGTCAGTTGCCTGGTTCTTGTACCCATGCTAAGATGCCAGAGTTAAGCTTGATACTTGAGCATATATGTGGTTATGAAAACAAATGAGCTGGAGAAAGAAAACATACGTTGAGTTACTTTAGTTCCAAAGACCTTGTTGAAAGTGAAAATCTTCCTAGCATCTTTACCCTGCTTACGAGGATTAACAATCATGATGTCTCCGTTTTCTCCAATATAATCTACTGTGGACTGCACATCAGATTGTCCAGATAGGAAGGGCCTAACTCTACAATAAACTCTTATGGTCCCTGGAGAAGTAGAAGTAAACTTATTTCCATGTTATAAATATTCTTTATGAAGATGagagaactcaagaaacttaccttttAGATCTTGGACCTGATTGTACAGGAGGCGATTTTCTTCTAAAACCTTGTGATAAGAAGAGGAAGCCACCTCGAGGCCCTTAATATGGTGCACTGAGGAAAAGTTCTTTCAGATTCAAATACGGAAGTTCCATTCATTTTCAACACAAAAGGACATTAAGGTAGTACTAACCAAGCCTTCTAAATTCTTCTTCCCACCCTGACTTATACTTTTGGACATCTAGCTTGGTCTCTCTGCAAAAGACTTTGAGCTCCTGAAACATAAAATAACGACACATAAGAATCGGTTGATTCCTCATTAgtcttcatttttttattttttccccaTATTATTTGCTACCAACAACTGCTTAGCCACAATTCAGTCAATAATCGAGGGCATTATTAAACTAAACAAACTAGAGCTACATATGTCAATTCAAAGGGGAAGTCCCACTCCCTTGTTGCTGGGAAGGGGGAAGAGTGTGTCACTGTAAG of Nicotiana tomentosiformis chromosome 7, ASM39032v3, whole genome shotgun sequence contains these proteins:
- the LOC104084476 gene encoding kinesin-like protein KIN-14F yields the protein MPQENIHNQSNSLFNTSSSVTPVKNLRGLKSLAYNSSNEASYTEEMFNDRDLAQRKAEEAAARRCQAAEWLRQMDSGASEVLPKEPSEEEFRCGLRNGLILCNVLNKVNPGAVHKVVMNSVVDMSSEGAAQSAIQYFENMRNFLVAVGKMQLLTFEASDLEKGGSSNKVVDCILCLKGYYEWKEAGGIGVWKYGGTVRITSCPKGSPSSFGGSDSADESVDDSESSQFDQLLEFLHLSGEVSFEESNAANILTFLFDRFGLGLLQAYLMERNGVEDFHLNSMVIDAVLRKVVKNFSGLLVSQSNQLRLFLKKILPDECSPLSRSEVLETISNYLRHRTSLVSSDVSRYCICGGKRESSWHDNGFHAGNEEIVDVQQKELEELKVFCRETKLDVQKYKSGWEEEFRRLVHHIKGLEVASSSYHKVLEENRLLYNQVQDLKGTIRVYCRVRPFLSGQSDVQSTVDYIGENGDIMIVNPRKQGKDARKIFTFNKVFGTKVTQQQIYVDTQPLVRSVLDGFNVCIFAYGQTGSGKTYTMSGPDLTTEETWGVNYRALRDLFSTTKARRDMIEYEVGVQMIEIYNEQVRDLLVIDGANRRLDIRNNSQLNGLNVPDASLIPVKCTQDVLDLMRIGHKNRAVGATALNERSSRSHSILTVHVRGKEVVSGSTLKGCLHLVDLAGSERVDKSEAVGERLKEAQHINRSLSALGDVISALAQKSSHIPYRNSKLTQVLQDSLGGQAKTLMFVHINPEAEAFGETVSTLKFAERVGSIDLGAARSNKETGEIRDMKEEISNLKQVLEKKEAELEHLKSGANARGQASPLRMMRHNGNASLKTEAIQRPLDDTREVRSCSSGKQRRSQFPSKFTDKDFVPKMPLLTEEKSVASTKRRSPSPPVRRSLSTDRGAHVRNRIKPETLENPPVMKQPFPARVPVTINKSVTNMPAIVCSDKMRGYQGSQEQSRQENISDVLYSLQRINNRKIPEHDEEQFKQVLNVRQGAIRKSKNENKIKSKHQLSTKIHIKSDVSVTLLSNGGSGGMIEEAQRSDISESENENGLVESHISGNIRVGNLPRSFSRNSQNVEQREREISHTVEAFLAGKYEDRPSSGNNMLRTAEVNNSFNPEFRKPEDKPSHANRIARNAKEASNSLAPELRRSRSTPRGKFMLLP